In Gemmatimonadales bacterium, a single window of DNA contains:
- a CDS encoding serine/threonine-protein kinase codes for MSRVFMAEETSLGRKVVIKVLPPELAAAVSVDRFRREIQLAASLQHPHIVPLLAAGEAGDLLFYSMPLIEGESLRARLAREGELPVSEAVRVLRDVADALSYAHRHGVIHRDIKPDNVLLSDDHALVTDFGVAKALDQARHSSLTGTGMALGTPAYMAPEQASADQHTDHRADIYALGVLGYEILAGQPPFIGPSAQAVIAAHMVQMPTPLAVLRPSVPPALTALVMRCLEKRPADRWQSAADLLHALQSFSTPVDGVTATAVSPARASPRRSRRRTAVAVLGAALAAMAAGWLALRHSREGLPLDADLVAVAPFDVPDSRLALWREGLVDVLSRNLDGAGPVRSVAPTTVIRRWSGRADRPSASALGRRTGAGLVVFGSLLGTGPDSARLTVTALDIAEDRPLAEFELRDAVDRVDRLSDSLTVRLLRELGRTRRIPVFRTTSMGSSSLSALKAFLRGEQWFRRAAWDSALAAYDDAIALDSGFALALWRSGQVLGWRRWAGDSTSMALS; via the coding sequence ATGAGCCGCGTCTTCATGGCCGAGGAGACCAGCCTCGGCCGGAAGGTGGTCATCAAGGTGCTCCCGCCGGAGCTCGCGGCCGCCGTGAGCGTGGACCGGTTCCGGCGTGAGATCCAGCTCGCCGCCTCGCTCCAACACCCTCACATCGTCCCGCTGCTCGCCGCCGGAGAGGCTGGCGATCTCCTGTTCTACTCCATGCCGTTGATCGAGGGCGAGTCGCTACGGGCACGCCTCGCGCGCGAGGGCGAGCTGCCGGTGTCAGAGGCGGTGCGCGTCCTGCGCGACGTCGCCGACGCGCTGAGCTACGCCCACCGACACGGCGTGATCCACCGGGACATCAAGCCGGACAACGTGCTGCTCTCGGACGATCACGCCCTGGTGACCGACTTCGGAGTCGCCAAGGCGCTGGATCAGGCGCGGCACTCGTCCCTGACCGGCACCGGCATGGCGCTCGGCACGCCGGCCTACATGGCTCCGGAGCAGGCGAGCGCAGACCAGCATACCGATCACCGGGCCGACATCTACGCGCTGGGCGTCCTCGGTTACGAGATCCTCGCGGGCCAGCCGCCGTTCATCGGCCCTAGCGCACAGGCGGTGATCGCCGCTCACATGGTGCAGATGCCTACACCGCTCGCGGTCCTCCGGCCCAGCGTGCCGCCCGCGCTCACGGCGCTGGTGATGCGCTGCCTGGAAAAGCGGCCGGCCGACCGCTGGCAGAGTGCGGCGGACCTGCTCCACGCCCTGCAGTCGTTCAGCACCCCCGTCGATGGCGTCACCGCTACAGCCGTTTCTCCCGCCAGGGCGAGCCCCCGGAGGAGCCGACGGCGGACGGCGGTGGCCGTCCTTGGAGCCGCGCTCGCGGCGATGGCCGCCGGGTGGCTCGCGCTGCGGCACTCTCGCGAGGGCCTGCCGCTCGATGCCGACCTCGTGGCCGTCGCGCCCTTCGACGTTCCCGATAGCAGACTCGCGCTCTGGCGCGAGGGGCTGGTGGACGTGCTCTCGCGCAACCTGGATGGCGCGGGACCGGTACGCAGCGTCGCGCCGACCACCGTGATCCGGCGCTGGTCCGGCCGCGCGGACCGGCCCTCGGCGTCGGCCCTGGGGCGGCGGACCGGGGCCGGGCTCGTCGTGTTCGGGAGTCTCCTTGGCACCGGTCCCGATTCGGCGCGACTCACGGTCACGGCGCTCGACATCGCGGAGGACCGCCCGCTCGCCGAGTTCGAGCTCCGCGATGCGGTCGACCGGGTCGACCGGCTGTCCGATTCGCTCACCGTGCGGCTGCTGCGGGAACTCGGACGGACCCGACGGATCCCGGTGTTCCGGACGACCTCGATGGGATCGAGCTCGCTGTCGGCGCTCAAGGCGTTTCTCCGGGGCGAGCAATGGTTCCGGCGGGCCGCCTGGGACTCGGCGCTCGCCGCGTATGACGATGCGATCGCGCTCGACAGCGGCTTCGCGCTGGCGCTGTGGCGCTCGGGCCAGGTGCTGGGATGGCGGCGCTGGGCGGGCGACTCGACCTCGATGGCCTTGTC